A single genomic interval of Noviherbaspirillum saxi harbors:
- a CDS encoding IclR family transcriptional regulator — MSKAFQNGVATDAASMNQGDDARALRVLRLIEHLANATQPLTLSQLSTRLDVPKATMMRMLDHLQRHGYVLRTPFEGGGYVPGTAATRLALSALRNNALIRVSRATLGKLVAATGETCNLVVPEGNNVIYVDRVETEEPLRLQLPPGTRAPMHCTASGKLFLSRLSLFEQRSLLTAMPLKKLTPRTITDPASLEAELARIAKCGIGFDHEEFVLGMVAVAVPIQASDGKVVAAVACHAPVARKSIDDLLAYVGLLTDAASVLQPLLAGGQIAEETPPISSG, encoded by the coding sequence ATGTCGAAAGCGTTTCAGAATGGCGTCGCGACCGACGCCGCATCGATGAACCAAGGCGATGACGCGCGCGCACTGCGCGTACTCCGCTTGATCGAGCATCTTGCGAATGCCACGCAGCCACTGACACTTTCGCAGCTCTCGACGCGATTGGATGTGCCCAAGGCAACCATGATGCGTATGCTCGATCACCTGCAGCGGCACGGCTATGTCTTGCGCACGCCTTTCGAGGGCGGCGGTTATGTCCCCGGGACAGCGGCGACCCGGCTTGCGCTCTCGGCATTGCGCAACAATGCGCTGATCCGGGTTTCTCGGGCCACGCTCGGCAAGCTGGTCGCCGCGACGGGCGAGACCTGCAATCTGGTCGTGCCGGAGGGAAACAATGTCATTTATGTAGACCGTGTGGAAACCGAAGAGCCACTGCGCCTGCAACTGCCGCCAGGCACGCGTGCCCCCATGCATTGCACAGCCAGCGGCAAACTATTCCTCTCGCGCCTGTCGCTGTTCGAGCAACGCAGCCTATTGACTGCAATGCCGCTCAAGAAACTCACACCCAGGACCATCACGGATCCGGCATCGCTCGAGGCCGAACTAGCGCGTATCGCAAAGTGCGGCATTGGCTTCGACCATGAAGAATTCGTGCTCGGTATGGTTGCTGTCGCGGTGCCTATCCAGGCGTCCGATGGCAAGGTGGTAGCAGCGGTCGCCTGCCACGCTCCCGTGGCGCGCAAATCGATAGACGACCTGCTCGCCTATGTCGGCCTGCTCACCGACGCCGCGTCGGTGCTGCAGCCCCTTCTGGCAGGAGGCCAGATTGCCGAAGAAACGCCTCCCATTTCATCCGGCTGA